In the genome of Marispirochaeta sp., one region contains:
- a CDS encoding thiamine pyrophosphate-dependent enzyme gives MPKSILVDPAKVRKPGKIKIKDIPVNAYEGNFEKEKKKYGVDGLKTIYRDMSYIREFETMLDQIKKMGSYQGIEYNHKGPAHLSIGQESAAVGQCYNLNVADQLFGSHRSHGEILAKCFSAVHKLPEKDLMSIMEGFMGGATLKVVEAGHKGSVRELAEKFVLYGTLAEIFAKETGFNKGLGGSMHTFFTPFGSMPNNAIVGGSGDISVGAALFKRINRKPGIVIANIGDASMGCGPVWEGMMLSAMDQYRTLWDKEIGGAPPVLFNFFNNFYGMGGQTSGETMGYEILARVGAGVNPENMHSERVDGYNPLAVADAVERKKKILAEGKGPVLMDTITYRLSGHSPSDASSYRTKEEVELWEANDCIGGYGSYLIENGAVDQAYIDEISAEVQQKVKQIVELAMDMEKSPRVGGQFIETVMFSNEKAEKFDDREPEMLLSYNENPRIQSFARKSRYGFDENGKRLSAAKIFAYRDALFEAMLHRFSIDPTMAAWGEENRDWGGAFAVYRGLTEALPYHRLFNSPISEGAIVGSGVGYALAGGRAVVELMYCDFMGRAGDEIFNQAAKWQSMSAGILKMPLTLRVSVGNKYGAQHSQDWTSLVAHIPGLKAMFPATPYDAKGMLNLALSGTDPVIFFESQKLYGIGEEFVAEGVPEGYYEVPEGEPALRRSGSDLTICTIGATLYPAIEAAAELEEKYGLSVEVWDLRFINPLNYEPLVESVKKTGKLLLASDACERGSFLHTVASNLTALSFDYLDAPPAIVGSRNWISPAAEMEELFFPQKEWLIDAVHEQILPLDGHTPVTVATAGEILRRNRLGV, from the coding sequence ATGCCCAAGTCAATACTGGTAGATCCTGCAAAGGTCAGGAAGCCAGGCAAGATCAAGATTAAAGACATCCCTGTAAACGCCTACGAGGGGAACTTTGAGAAAGAGAAAAAGAAGTACGGGGTCGACGGTCTTAAGACCATCTACCGCGATATGTCCTATATCCGCGAATTCGAGACCATGCTGGACCAGATCAAGAAGATGGGAAGCTACCAGGGGATCGAGTACAATCACAAGGGCCCGGCTCACCTTTCCATCGGACAGGAGTCCGCGGCTGTCGGCCAGTGCTATAATCTGAATGTAGCCGACCAGCTTTTCGGTTCCCACCGCAGCCACGGCGAAATTCTGGCGAAGTGTTTCTCCGCAGTCCATAAACTGCCGGAAAAAGACCTCATGAGTATCATGGAAGGTTTTATGGGCGGTGCCACTTTAAAGGTGGTAGAAGCCGGCCATAAAGGATCGGTGCGGGAATTGGCGGAAAAGTTTGTCCTCTACGGCACCCTGGCGGAGATCTTTGCCAAGGAGACGGGTTTTAACAAGGGGCTCGGCGGCTCCATGCACACCTTTTTTACCCCCTTCGGCTCCATGCCCAACAACGCCATCGTCGGCGGATCCGGAGACATCAGCGTCGGTGCTGCCCTTTTTAAAAGAATCAATCGCAAACCCGGCATCGTAATCGCCAATATCGGCGATGCCTCCATGGGCTGTGGTCCGGTTTGGGAGGGCATGATGCTGTCCGCCATGGACCAGTACCGCACTCTCTGGGACAAGGAGATCGGCGGAGCACCCCCTGTGCTTTTTAACTTCTTCAATAACTTCTACGGCATGGGCGGCCAGACCTCCGGTGAAACCATGGGTTACGAAATTCTGGCACGGGTAGGTGCCGGGGTGAACCCCGAGAACATGCACTCTGAACGGGTGGACGGCTATAATCCCCTGGCCGTGGCCGACGCGGTGGAACGGAAAAAGAAGATCCTCGCGGAAGGGAAAGGTCCTGTCCTGATGGACACCATTACCTACCGTCTTTCCGGTCACAGCCCCTCCGACGCCTCCAGCTACCGCACCAAAGAGGAGGTCGAGCTTTGGGAGGCCAACGACTGTATCGGCGGCTATGGTTCCTATCTTATAGAGAACGGGGCTGTAGATCAGGCTTACATCGATGAGATTTCTGCTGAGGTACAGCAGAAGGTCAAGCAGATCGTGGAACTCGCGATGGACATGGAAAAGAGCCCCCGGGTGGGTGGACAGTTCATTGAAACGGTTATGTTTTCCAACGAAAAAGCGGAGAAGTTTGACGACCGTGAACCTGAAATGCTTCTCTCGTACAATGAGAACCCGCGTATACAGTCTTTTGCCAGAAAGAGCCGCTATGGTTTCGACGAGAACGGAAAGCGCCTTTCTGCAGCAAAAATCTTTGCCTACCGGGATGCCCTTTTTGAGGCCATGCTGCACCGCTTCAGCATTGATCCCACCATGGCAGCCTGGGGCGAGGAAAACCGCGACTGGGGCGGTGCCTTCGCCGTCTACCGCGGCCTCACCGAGGCACTGCCCTACCACAGGCTCTTCAACTCCCCCATCTCTGAAGGGGCTATTGTCGGTTCCGGTGTAGGATACGCCCTTGCCGGCGGACGGGCAGTGGTGGAGCTGATGTACTGTGACTTTATGGGCCGCGCCGGAGACGAAATATTTAACCAGGCAGCCAAGTGGCAGTCCATGAGTGCCGGTATCCTGAAGATGCCCCTTACCTTGCGGGTTTCCGTGGGCAATAAGTACGGCGCCCAGCACTCCCAGGACTGGACCAGTCTGGTGGCCCATATTCCCGGACTTAAAGCCATGTTCCCTGCTACTCCCTACGATGCCAAGGGTATGTTGAACCTGGCACTCAGCGGGACCGACCCGGTAATCTTTTTCGAGAGTCAGAAGCTCTACGGTATCGGTGAGGAGTTTGTTGCTGAAGGCGTTCCGGAGGGCTATTACGAGGTCCCCGAAGGAGAACCCGCCCTGCGCAGGAGCGGCAGCGACCTGACGATCTGTACCATAGGAGCAACTCTCTATCCTGCGATAGAGGCAGCCGCTGAACTGGAAGAAAAGTACGGACTTTCTGTAGAGGTCTGGGATCTGCGTTTTATTAATCCCCTCAATTACGAACCCCTGGTTGAGTCAGTCAAAAAGACCGGCAAGCTGCTTCTTGCAAGCGACGCCTGTGAACGGGGAAGCTTTCTGCACACCGTGGCGAGCAATCTTACTGCTCTCTCTTTTGACTATCTGGATGCTCCTCCGGCGATCGTCGGCAGCCGTAACTGGATCAGCCCCGCCGCCGAGATGGAAGAGCTCTTCTTTCCTCAGAAGGAGTGGCTCATCGATGCGGTCCACGAACAGATCCTGCCCCTGGACGGTCATACACCTGTAACGGTTGCTACCGCCGGTGAAATCCTGCGGAGGAACAGACTGGGCGTGTAG
- a CDS encoding PHP domain-containing protein, whose amino-acid sequence MSGTYNELYKGLNDPDPSRRLQTAEKAGELIRSGKIGKEREALGEVNNHVHTIYSFSPYSPSLSAFRAWQAGLSAVGIMDHDSVAGAAEMYSAGKAVGIATTAGFEVRVSMSGTAVEGRKINNPDSPNIAYMAVHGIPSQSIPQAAAFLLPVNRQRNLRNRAQTEALNSLLRDYEIPPLDFDTDVLAISRAAEGGSVTERHILYALAQRIAEVAGKGEGVCRFLIRQLGISLGDTLSCRLKDPENPHYFYDLLGVLKSAFLPRFFIQPDEKECLPVGMVIDFAHSTGAIPAYAYLGDVGESPTGDKKAEKFEDDYLDELIPELKRLGFNAVTYMPPRNTRAQLDRLSTLCRREELMEISGVDINSSRQSFSCSEVMDPAFAHLIEATWALIAHERLASAEKRYAFFDAQNPWAQDSLVSRIKRYAGYGKRMDPRRPEAIIEML is encoded by the coding sequence ATGTCCGGCACATATAATGAGCTGTACAAGGGCTTGAACGACCCCGATCCTTCCCGCCGTCTGCAGACGGCGGAGAAGGCGGGGGAACTCATTCGCAGCGGTAAAATCGGGAAGGAAAGAGAAGCACTGGGGGAGGTTAACAACCATGTCCACACCATTTACTCCTTTTCCCCCTATTCACCAAGCCTGTCCGCGTTCCGTGCCTGGCAGGCAGGGCTGTCAGCAGTAGGAATAATGGACCATGACTCCGTGGCCGGGGCAGCTGAAATGTACAGCGCCGGTAAAGCCGTAGGAATCGCGACAACCGCCGGCTTTGAAGTCAGAGTCAGTATGAGCGGGACAGCTGTAGAGGGGAGAAAGATCAACAACCCTGATTCACCGAATATCGCGTACATGGCTGTTCACGGAATCCCATCCCAAAGCATACCGCAGGCTGCGGCCTTTTTATTACCGGTAAACCGGCAGCGGAACCTGAGGAACCGCGCCCAGACCGAAGCCCTGAACTCTTTGCTCCGTGATTATGAAATTCCTCCCCTGGATTTTGATACCGATGTCCTTGCCATAAGCAGGGCAGCCGAGGGAGGAAGCGTAACAGAGCGGCATATTCTGTATGCCCTGGCCCAACGAATAGCAGAGGTCGCCGGAAAAGGCGAAGGCGTCTGCCGGTTTCTGATACGGCAGCTCGGTATTTCCCTGGGTGATACTCTTAGCTGCCGGCTTAAGGATCCCGAAAATCCTCACTATTTCTATGACTTGCTGGGAGTGCTGAAAAGCGCCTTTCTTCCCCGATTCTTTATCCAGCCTGACGAGAAGGAGTGTCTTCCGGTAGGTATGGTGATTGATTTTGCCCATTCCACAGGTGCTATACCAGCCTATGCTTATCTCGGTGATGTAGGCGAATCGCCTACGGGCGACAAGAAGGCGGAGAAATTCGAGGATGACTACCTGGACGAGCTTATTCCCGAACTGAAGCGCCTGGGCTTCAATGCCGTAACCTATATGCCTCCTCGCAACACAAGAGCCCAGTTGGACCGGCTCAGCACGCTTTGCCGCCGGGAGGAACTGATGGAGATCAGCGGTGTAGACATTAACTCTTCGCGCCAGAGTTTTAGCTGCTCCGAGGTAATGGATCCCGCTTTTGCGCATCTGATCGAAGCGACATGGGCCCTTATCGCCCACGAACGGCTGGCTTCTGCGGAGAAACGCTACGCCTTCTTTGACGCGCAGAATCCCTGGGCACAGGATTCTCTTGTTTCGAGAATAAAACGGTATGCCGGGTACGGGAAACGCATGGACCCCCGCAGGCCGGAAGCAATTATCGAGATGCTTTAG
- a CDS encoding SDR family NAD(P)-dependent oxidoreductase, whose translation MDYMNVSPVIRGLTFNGEKGLLVQFRENYDGDCPVVEISDEAEMLEQLKTALIDSEGRVRPALNIPGTGYFLLGTSPDSLGTVPVDRSSSELQRDKVVAGKIAVVTGGAQGFGETLVRGLFAAGAVVVIADMNQEGAESLAASLNAEAGETRTIACAVNVADEDSVQVMMSEIVRTLGGIDIFISNAGVLKAGGVREFDLKDFRFVTDVNYIGYFLCVKHASPVMADQNSAAEGSYFTDIIQINSKSGLEGSNRNGAYAGGKFGGIGLTQSFALELVTDKIKVNSICPGNFFDGPLWSDPDRGLFVQYLKTGKVPGAKTIADVRNFYEEKVPMGRGCEGDDVLKAVFYLVEQKYETGQAVPVTGGQVMLN comes from the coding sequence ATGGATTATATGAATGTAAGCCCGGTTATCCGGGGGCTGACCTTTAACGGAGAGAAGGGGCTGCTGGTGCAGTTCCGGGAAAACTATGATGGCGACTGTCCTGTTGTGGAGATTTCTGATGAAGCCGAAATGTTGGAACAATTAAAAACCGCCCTCATTGATTCGGAAGGCAGAGTGCGTCCTGCGCTGAATATTCCCGGTACAGGCTACTTTCTACTTGGAACGAGTCCTGACAGTCTTGGTACTGTTCCTGTAGACAGAAGCTCTTCTGAACTTCAACGGGACAAAGTCGTAGCCGGAAAAATCGCGGTTGTAACAGGTGGCGCGCAAGGTTTCGGTGAAACCCTTGTCCGGGGGTTGTTCGCGGCAGGCGCGGTAGTTGTAATCGCAGATATGAACCAGGAAGGCGCCGAATCCCTCGCCGCCAGTTTAAATGCCGAAGCCGGCGAAACCCGTACCATTGCCTGTGCTGTCAACGTCGCGGACGAAGATTCAGTACAAGTGATGATGTCTGAGATTGTAAGAACACTCGGGGGAATCGATATTTTCATCAGCAATGCCGGTGTACTGAAAGCAGGCGGGGTACGGGAATTCGACCTCAAGGATTTCCGATTTGTAACAGACGTAAACTACATCGGTTATTTTCTCTGTGTCAAACACGCCTCTCCTGTTATGGCAGATCAGAACAGTGCAGCGGAGGGAAGCTACTTTACGGATATTATTCAGATAAATTCCAAATCGGGCCTCGAAGGATCAAACAGGAACGGGGCTTACGCCGGAGGAAAATTCGGCGGAATCGGCCTTACCCAGAGCTTTGCCCTTGAACTGGTCACGGATAAAATAAAGGTTAACTCCATATGCCCGGGCAACTTTTTTGACGGACCTCTCTGGTCCGACCCGGACCGCGGATTGTTTGTACAGTACCTCAAAACCGGCAAAGTACCGGGCGCAAAGACAATAGCGGATGTGCGTAATTTTTACGAAGAAAAAGTCCCCATGGGCCGCGGCTGCGAAGGCGACGACGTCCTCAAAGCCGTTTTTTACCTTGTAGAACAGAAATACGAAACCGGCCAGGCAGTACCCGTAACCGGCGGACAGGTAATGCTGAATTAA
- a CDS encoding zinc-binding dehydrogenase yields the protein MKTKAVRMYGVKDLRLEEFELPEIGEDQILARVVSDSICMSSYKAASQGSGHKRVPDNIASDPVLVGHEFCGELIQIGSKWKEQFQKGQKFSIQPALNYEDGPVGILSAPGYSYTTIGGDATYIVIPNEVMEQGCLLPYEGEAFFCGSLAEPVSCIVGTFHAMYHIKQGSYVHQMDIKEGGSMVLLAGVGPMGLGAIDYAIHRDRKPRLMVVTDIDEYRLQRAASIYTVKEAQKNGIELHYINTKDLDDPVSHIKKLNGGSGYDDVFVFAPVKPVVEQGDALLGTDGCLNFFAGPSDPAFAATMNFYNVHYGATHVVGTSGGNTKDLKESLKLMAAGKINPATMVTHVGGLDAVVDTTLHLPEIPGGKKLIYTGISMPLTAISDLAEKGKTDPVCARLAEITRKAGDLWCREAEEYLLANARAI from the coding sequence ATGAAAACAAAAGCAGTACGCATGTATGGTGTCAAGGATCTGCGCCTTGAGGAGTTCGAACTCCCCGAGATTGGTGAAGACCAAATTCTCGCCAGGGTAGTTTCCGATTCGATATGCATGTCGAGTTACAAGGCCGCCAGTCAGGGGAGCGGTCATAAGCGGGTTCCCGATAATATAGCAAGCGATCCGGTTCTTGTAGGACATGAGTTCTGCGGAGAGCTTATTCAAATCGGTTCAAAGTGGAAGGAACAGTTCCAGAAAGGGCAGAAGTTCTCCATTCAGCCGGCTTTGAATTACGAAGACGGTCCTGTTGGCATTCTATCTGCCCCAGGTTACAGTTATACTACCATAGGCGGGGATGCTACCTACATCGTGATACCCAACGAGGTCATGGAGCAGGGCTGCCTGCTTCCCTATGAAGGAGAAGCCTTTTTCTGCGGATCCCTGGCGGAACCTGTCTCCTGCATCGTTGGAACCTTTCATGCCATGTATCATATTAAGCAGGGCTCCTATGTCCATCAGATGGATATAAAAGAGGGCGGTTCGATGGTACTGCTTGCGGGTGTCGGACCCATGGGGCTGGGAGCCATCGATTATGCTATTCACCGGGACCGCAAGCCGCGGCTGATGGTAGTGACCGATATTGATGAATACCGGCTTCAGCGCGCTGCTTCCATTTACACGGTAAAAGAAGCACAGAAAAATGGTATTGAACTCCACTATATCAATACAAAAGATCTGGATGATCCGGTCTCGCATATCAAGAAGCTCAACGGCGGTAGTGGATACGATGATGTCTTTGTTTTTGCGCCGGTCAAACCGGTGGTGGAACAGGGTGATGCTCTGCTGGGAACAGACGGCTGTTTGAACTTTTTTGCAGGACCTTCGGACCCCGCCTTTGCAGCAACCATGAATTTCTACAACGTCCATTACGGTGCCACCCATGTTGTGGGTACCTCGGGGGGGAATACCAAGGATTTAAAGGAATCCCTGAAACTGATGGCAGCCGGAAAAATTAATCCTGCGACAATGGTTACTCATGTGGGAGGGCTGGACGCTGTTGTTGATACAACCCTGCATCTGCCGGAAATCCCCGGAGGTAAAAAACTGATCTATACTGGAATATCAATGCCTCTTACTGCGATATCGGATCTGGCCGAAAAGGGAAAGACAGACCCCGTATGTGCCAGACTCGCGGAAATTACCCGGAAGGCCGGAGACCTCTGGTGCCGTGAAGCGGAGGAGTATCTCCTGGCCAACGCGCGGGCCATCTGA
- a CDS encoding response regulator, which produces MKLLIADDEQLVRFSIRDILAEIPIAFDITEVGTGTAMVEEVKRIFPDIALVDIRMPGISGLKAIEELSPISRNTKWIILSGYSEFEYGRSALRLGVIDYLLKPVDPEELKKTIGRTLDIIASETRGEPGELALHKHNDQPRDMPELLVRHAQIVAGRRFCEAVGVAQIAAELKITPNYLSSMFKKYTGESLTAYLTNLRLEEAHRRLKEPGISVKEVSSCLGYTSSRHFARLFREKYGLSPSDYQLS; this is translated from the coding sequence ATGAAGCTCCTTATTGCCGACGACGAACAGCTGGTCCGATTCTCCATACGGGACATCCTTGCTGAAATACCTATAGCTTTCGATATTACTGAGGTTGGTACCGGTACCGCAATGGTTGAAGAGGTCAAGCGGATATTTCCGGATATAGCCCTGGTCGATATCCGCATGCCCGGTATAAGCGGGCTGAAAGCAATCGAAGAACTCTCCCCGATCTCACGAAACACCAAATGGATTATCCTCTCCGGTTATTCTGAGTTCGAATACGGCCGCAGTGCCCTGAGACTTGGTGTTATCGATTATCTCCTGAAACCGGTAGACCCGGAGGAACTGAAAAAAACAATAGGCCGTACCCTCGATATTATTGCATCCGAAACCAGGGGAGAACCCGGAGAGCTGGCACTCCACAAGCACAACGACCAGCCAAGAGATATGCCTGAACTCCTGGTTCGGCATGCCCAGATTGTAGCGGGCAGGCGTTTCTGCGAAGCCGTCGGGGTTGCCCAGATCGCAGCGGAACTGAAGATAACTCCAAACTACCTGAGTTCCATGTTCAAGAAATACACCGGTGAGTCCCTGACTGCCTACCTGACCAACCTGCGCCTTGAAGAGGCCCACAGACGCCTCAAAGAGCCTGGTATCAGCGTCAAGGAAGTATCCTCGTGTCTTGGGTATACGAGCAGTAGGCACTTCGCCCGTCTTTTTCGTGAAAAATACGGTCTTTCACCCTCGGATTATCAATTAAGCTGA
- a CDS encoding histidine kinase, translating into MIELKREWLYHSPMKFRHKLLSLMMIYITGIVFVTGLTVYGWTRTSEIQNSLALGSALQVKSREVQSLMKDIVFDLFAPKIYGQLRSLTYSPRSAVTLRQWQNAVFEYKRVFRDFMEMSFFLRSNDEFIQDQYLTALTMNDQAMTMLTSMEETLVIMRDEYRFAENPYNEMQKNEALAPFFKEFQETSYYFSNSFEGFMNYFIKTLEEEAVKFRTRMYALFIIIDLSIIAVYLLLSLLLSRDVNLKLQKVEQAFRAITHGDFSARMEIISRDEFGDMSRRFNILVDDLKTNVNSILNLTRDVGSSLTHTSNLEDLLTIFTQAIVQDTTADTALIIRNTDNVIGELSAQAGIALKPEELETLLKFLSRRIIRPGNHLLLRDTGTEEQLPDAVSSLLAAPLTLEDSIFGIIVSLKLGQTEGFSDLGATRFMTFAEFASLTMDNHVKYRALIENQEAKFQALQSQVKPHFLYNILSGIIGLNRIGDSKKLEKSVLALKEMLRYIQSNSRWASLEAEFDCIDKYCSLQQIRFGSRLKYSLELDPEARYLQIPRLLLQPLVENAVLHGIEPLERPGNLTVRAQARRHGGEDGALIEIIDNGAGFDTSLLERESNIGIQNVMGRLRMTWPHSLFEIVSKPGKGTRVVIEV; encoded by the coding sequence TTGATTGAGCTAAAACGGGAATGGCTTTACCATAGTCCTATGAAATTCCGGCACAAGCTGCTATCTCTGATGATGATTTATATAACAGGAATCGTCTTTGTTACCGGGCTGACAGTATACGGCTGGACAAGGACCTCGGAGATTCAAAACTCCCTGGCTCTTGGCTCCGCTCTGCAGGTTAAATCCCGGGAAGTACAGAGCCTGATGAAGGATATAGTATTCGATCTTTTTGCCCCGAAAATCTACGGACAGCTCAGATCACTGACCTACTCTCCCCGATCTGCAGTTACCCTGCGTCAGTGGCAGAATGCCGTATTTGAATACAAGAGGGTTTTCCGGGATTTTATGGAAATGAGTTTTTTTCTGCGCAGTAACGATGAGTTTATCCAGGACCAGTATCTTACTGCCCTGACAATGAATGACCAGGCCATGACAATGCTGACCAGCATGGAAGAAACCCTGGTAATAATGCGCGACGAGTACCGCTTTGCAGAGAACCCCTACAACGAAATGCAAAAGAACGAGGCCCTGGCCCCCTTTTTCAAGGAATTCCAGGAAACATCCTACTACTTCAGCAACAGTTTTGAAGGTTTCATGAATTACTTTATAAAGACCCTGGAGGAAGAAGCGGTAAAGTTCAGGACCAGGATGTATGCTCTTTTCATCATAATCGACCTCAGTATAATTGCGGTGTATCTTCTCCTCAGTCTCCTGCTCTCCCGGGATGTAAACCTTAAGCTGCAAAAGGTCGAACAGGCGTTCCGGGCCATAACTCACGGTGATTTCAGCGCCAGAATGGAGATAATATCCCGGGATGAGTTCGGGGATATGTCCCGCCGTTTTAATATTCTTGTTGATGATCTCAAAACCAATGTCAACAGCATTCTGAACCTGACCCGCGACGTAGGATCGTCCCTTACCCATACATCGAATCTGGAGGACCTGCTTACAATCTTCACCCAGGCAATCGTTCAGGATACAACCGCGGATACAGCACTTATTATCAGAAACACCGATAATGTAATCGGAGAACTATCCGCCCAGGCCGGCATAGCCCTGAAACCGGAGGAACTGGAGACCCTGCTTAAGTTCCTGAGTCGAAGAATAATACGGCCGGGCAATCATCTGCTTTTACGGGATACCGGGACAGAGGAACAGCTTCCTGATGCTGTCAGCTCATTACTGGCTGCACCCCTGACTCTGGAAGATTCCATCTTCGGAATTATAGTCTCACTTAAACTGGGGCAAACCGAGGGCTTCTCCGATCTCGGAGCTACCCGGTTTATGACCTTTGCGGAATTCGCCTCTCTTACCATGGATAACCATGTAAAGTACCGCGCCCTAATCGAAAATCAGGAAGCAAAATTCCAGGCACTTCAGTCGCAGGTAAAACCCCATTTTCTTTACAACATCCTCAGTGGAATAATAGGTCTTAACAGAATTGGCGATTCTAAGAAACTGGAAAAATCGGTGCTGGCCCTGAAGGAGATGCTGCGCTATATTCAGTCAAACTCCCGATGGGCCTCCCTGGAGGCAGAGTTTGACTGCATTGACAAATACTGCTCCCTGCAGCAGATACGCTTTGGCAGCAGGCTTAAGTACTCCCTTGAGCTGGACCCAGAAGCACGATACCTGCAGATACCCCGTCTGCTGCTGCAGCCCCTTGTGGAAAACGCCGTACTTCACGGCATTGAACCCCTGGAACGTCCGGGGAACCTGACTGTCAGGGCTCAGGCACGGCGCCACGGAGGTGAAGACGGAGCATTAATCGAGATTATCGATAACGGAGCCGGTTTTGATACATCCCTTCTGGAACGGGAATCCAATATCGGGATTCAGAATGTTATGGGGCGCCTGCGCATGACCTGGCCTCACAGCCTTTTTGAGATTGTAAGTAAACCAGGAAAAGGAACAAGGGTAGTTATTGAAGTATGA
- the rhaS gene encoding rhamnose ABC transporter substrate-binding protein, which produces MKKGLILVLSLLCIASLTVFAGGQGEGVTKSDLKLVLLVKSLGNGFFEACADGGKEAAGQLGNVESIYMGPSNPTAEGQIEIIETLIAQKVDGIAISANDRDALVPVCKKAMKAGIKVISFDSGIAPGGRMVDLAPSEAELIGRQQVKLIAQLCDYKGQVAVLSATSQATNQNTWIEWMKEEIKLPEYKDMELVEVVYGDDQADKSYREAVGLMQKYPNLAGIISPTTVGVLSAAKAIEDEGKKGQVQLTGLGLPSEMQHYVENGTCGQMALWNPVDLGYTSTYILEALVTGKIEGKAGDEVIAGRMGNIVIGEDGNTIMGEPFVFNKGNIAAYAAMF; this is translated from the coding sequence ATGAAAAAAGGATTGATTCTTGTATTATCCTTGTTGTGTATCGCTTCTCTGACAGTTTTTGCCGGCGGTCAGGGAGAAGGGGTCACAAAAAGTGATCTTAAGCTGGTTCTGTTAGTAAAGAGCCTTGGAAACGGGTTCTTCGAAGCCTGTGCTGATGGCGGAAAAGAGGCTGCCGGTCAACTGGGAAATGTTGAATCCATTTACATGGGGCCGTCAAATCCTACAGCAGAGGGGCAGATTGAAATCATCGAAACCCTGATTGCTCAGAAGGTAGACGGTATTGCTATATCTGCCAACGATCGGGATGCCCTTGTCCCCGTCTGCAAAAAGGCAATGAAGGCAGGGATCAAGGTAATCTCCTTCGATTCCGGTATTGCTCCGGGTGGACGGATGGTTGATCTTGCGCCGTCAGAAGCGGAACTCATTGGCCGGCAGCAGGTTAAGCTTATTGCGCAGCTCTGCGACTATAAGGGTCAGGTCGCCGTTCTGTCTGCAACCAGCCAGGCTACCAACCAGAATACCTGGATTGAGTGGATGAAAGAAGAGATCAAATTGCCGGAATACAAGGACATGGAGCTGGTAGAGGTTGTCTACGGTGACGACCAGGCGGACAAGAGCTACCGGGAAGCCGTAGGTCTCATGCAGAAATACCCGAATCTGGCCGGGATCATCTCTCCCACAACAGTCGGCGTATTATCTGCTGCAAAAGCCATCGAGGATGAAGGCAAAAAGGGCCAGGTTCAGCTGACCGGTCTTGGTCTTCCTTCGGAGATGCAGCACTATGTCGAGAATGGAACCTGCGGACAGATGGCTCTCTGGAATCCGGTAGACCTGGGATACACTTCGACCTATATTCTTGAAGCCCTGGTAACCGGAAAGATCGAAGGCAAAGCGGGTGATGAAGTAATTGCCGGCAGAATGGGTAATATCGTCATCGGTGAAGATGGAAACACAATTATGGGAGAACCCTTCGTCTTTAACAAAGGAAATATTGCTGCCTACGCTGCAATGTTCTGA